A genomic stretch from Ictalurus punctatus breed USDA103 chromosome 2, Coco_2.0, whole genome shotgun sequence includes:
- the c2h8orf82 gene encoding UPF0598 protein C8orf82 homolog: MIITRVCVWRSAMRAKTPIVFWRGHGTYTQGQSPEPRIREYFYYLDHQGQLFLDDTKVKNFVTCFKDQQFLVFFFKHLKINRSDRYQQHFPFLSLCGRERNFLRCDDQPIVFTHLLSETGQGAHLSYCGGGTKLTFPFQPHSLFMHPDSGRVYHPAPELIGGVGLVRSALAIEFSSHFHYSSGQDSSAQPTHFLWAGQHYKLTNELSRHFAVK, translated from the exons ATGATTATAACCCGGGTATGTGTTTGGAGAAGCGCGATGCGGGCCAAGACACCAATCGTGTTTTGGAGAGGACATGGCACGTACACACAGGGTCAGAGTCCTGAGCCGCGTATTCGTGAATACTTCTACTATCTTGATCATCAAGGCCAG CTTTTCCTGGATGATACCAAGGTGAAGAATTTTGTCACCTGTTTTAAAG atcagcagtttctggttttcttttttaagcaTTTGAAAATCAATCGAAGCGACCGCTACCAGCAGCACTTCCCCTTCCTTTCGTTGTGTGGACGTGAGAGGAACTTCCTACGTTGTGATGATCAGCCAATCGTATTTACTCATTTGCTGTCTGAGACGGGGCAAGGGGCACATCTGTCCTATTGTGGAGGTGGGACTAAACTGACCTTTCCTTTCCAACCTCATTCCTTGTTCATGCATCCAGACAGTGGCAGAGTGTACCATCCTGCTCCTGAGCTCATAGGGGGTGTTGGATTGGTACGTTCTGCATTGGCCATTGAGTTCAGCTCTCACTTTCACTACTCTTCAGGTCAAGACAGTTCTGCCCAACCTACTCATTTCCTGTGGGCTGGGCAGCATTATAAACTGACTAATGAGCTTTCAAGGCATTTCGCAGTGAAATAG